GGGGTGGCACCAGGAATGATAAATATATTAGCAGGGTACGGTGCGAATCAACTGGACGATGTGAAATCGATAAAATTATACGTTGGGGGTATTCCTGTAAGACCTGAGCCACCATTAGAATATAATCATGTTTTTTCAATGGAAGGGGTTTTTGACCATTATACCGATCCTTCTCTCATTATCCGCCACGGTAAAATTCAAGAAATTCCCTCTTTATCGGAAATCGAAACAGTGTATTTCGAAAAATTCGGTCCATTAGAAGCGTTTCATACTGCCGGAGGGACATCGACCTTATCCTATTCTTTCCCCCAATTAGAAACATTGGAATATAAGACGATTCGTTATCCTGGTCATGCAGAAAAATTTCAATTATTAGTCGACTTGAATTTAACAAGGAAGGATTTTGAGGTTGAAGTTAAAGGTCAGGCGATTAACCCACGGGAAGTTTTACTAAAAGTACTTGAGCCTATTGTCGATTTAAAAGACAAAGAAGACGCCGTATTATTAAGGGTGCTAGTGGAAGGGGTCAAAAATAAGAAAAAAACCATTCATGAATATGAAATGGTCACATACAAAGATGTAGTGAGCAATATTACGGCGATGGCGAGGGCGACAGCTACGACCATTTCAGTTGTTGCTCAGCTTATTGGGAACCAAATAATTGATCGGAAAGGTGTGTACCCACCAGAAGTAATTGTTCCTGGGAAAATTTATATGAAGGAAATGGCTAAAAGGAATGTCATCATTAAAGAAAAACGGTATGTGGAATAAATAGGAATGGAGCAAAAAAAAACAATGAATGACTAAAGTGAATTTATACACAATCAAAATTGAATAAAAAGACCAAATTGAAGAGTGCTTAGATCGCTCGACATGGACGTGAAATGTGAAATAAATTTATTATCTAAAAAATGATGAACATCCTTTTATCGAAACATTACAGCATGAAGATCTTTCATCCTATATTAAATAAAAGAAAAACCTGTTCTATCCATGGATGGAACAGGTTTTGAAAAAAGAACTGGCATTGAAATCTCATTTTTTTAAAAGGCTACATAAATTATGAAAGAATGAAAAAATTAATAGAATATTCAAAAATATTTGACAATTAGATGAACTTTATATAAAATAAAAAGCACAAAACTAAATGAGTTGAAAAACTGTGAAGTCTATGAAAATCGTCTTTGCCGACGAACACCTCAATAGACAAGGGCCAGTTTAATCATTACAGAATATGTAATGATTGGCTGGCCTTTATTATGTTTTTTTACTAGTTTAGTGGATTTTTGAATACTTCAATGAATTGACTATAGATTTTGGTTTACAGTGAACAGAATTAAAGGAGGAAGATCGAATGAAAGAATATCGTGTGGCAGTCGATGTTGGAGGGACATTTACCGATGTATTTGTTTTTAATGATCAAACGAAAGATATGTTTGTGACGAAAACATCTTCAACTCCCTCTCATCCTGAAAAAGGGATCTTAGCTGGTTTAGAAAAGGCAGGGATTAATGGCAGCGATATTAAGACATTTTCACATGGGACAACAGTTGGTACAAATGCTTTAATCGAAAGAAAACTTCCCAAAACAGCCTTAGTCACAACGAAAGGATTCCGTGATGTTCCTGAAATTCGTAGGGGGACAAAACTTGAATTATGGGATGCTTATGATGATGTTGCTCCGCCTTATATTAAAAGGCGTGATCGTTTTGAACTAACAGAGAGAGTAGATTACTCAGGGAAAGTCACGCAAAGTATTATCGACTCCGAAGCAAGAGAGTTAGCTAGAAAGTTAAAGAATCGTGGAGTGGAGTCTGTCGCAATTTGCTTTATGAATGCTTATATGAATAATGAAAATGAATTAGCTGTGAAGAAAATTTTCGAAGAGGAACTTGAAGGAGTGTATATTTGTACTTCAGGTGAAACATTACCAGAAATTTTTGAACATGAGCGAATGAGTACAACGATTGTGAATGCAGTACTTGGCCCTATCATTAGTCGCTATATTCAAAAACTAGAAAATGAAATGAAAAAGAAAGAGTACGACGGGGATATTCTAGTCATTCACTCTGGTGGAGGAGTAATGACAAGTGAAACGGTTCCGAGATATTCTGCGAGATTAGCAAGTTCTGGTATTGCGGCTGGAGCGATTGCCAGTAAATATATTGCAAACTTATGTGGTTTCCAAAATGCGATTGGACTTGATATGGGTGGGACTAGTACAGATATCTCCCTCATGTATGAAGGGGATTTACGTGTGACGAAAGATTGGTATATCGAATATGGATATCCGATTGGATTTCCATCGATTGAAATCCTAACGATTGGAGCAGGTGGTGGAAGTATCGCTTGGGTCGATCAAGGGGGATCATTAAGAAATGGTCCGCACAGTGCGGGGGCTGATCCTGGTCCTGCATGTTATGGACAAGGTGGGGAAGAGCCTACGAATACGGATGCCAATCTTGTACTTGGACGACTTAGCACGAAATTGTTAAATGGACAAATGCAGTTAGATAAAAGTCAGTCTATTCAATCTATCAAAAAAATTGCAAACGTTTACAATTATAGTGCAGAAGAAGCAGCTAATGCGGTATTAAAGGTTGCCAATGCTAATATGTGTGACGCCCTCCGCCTTATTTCTGTTCGTCGTGGGTATGACCCCCGTGATTTCGCACTCGTTTCATTTGGAGGAGCAGGTGCCTTGCATGGCGCTTACTTAGCGAAAGAAATGGAAATTCCAACGGTGATTGTGCCTCCACATCCGGGAGTTGCGGCAGCGATGGGGTGTCTTTTAGTGGATGTTCAGCATGATGTAACGAAAACTTTCCTAGCAGATTGTGACTCGGTTTCAATTGCTGACTTGGAACAGGAGTTTTCTGCAATGGAAAAAGAGGCGAACGAGCTTCTTGAAGAAGAAGGTGTGGATATAGAGAATCGCCATTTCGTTCGCTTTATGGAAATGCGTTATGCAGGGCAATGGCGTTCCTTAGCAATCACCACATCACGTCCGATAACATTGATCGAGGCAGAGTTGGAGAAATTCCATGAAGAACATGCGCGCGAATTTGCTTTTTCCAATCGTGACCAAAAGGTAGAAATATTCGGTTTGCGCGTATCAGCAATTGGTACAGTTCCTAAACCAACTATCCCTACTTATGAATCAACAGGAAATTTAGAAGAAGCATTGAAAGAAAACCGCCCTGTATATTTTGAAGAAACAAATGGATATGTTGAAACTCCTGTCTATTTCCGTCCGGATATTCCAGTGGATACAGAAATCAATGGTCCTGCTATTATTGAACAATTAGATTCAACGGTTGTTATCCCACCAGGCTTCCGTGCAGAAATCGATCAATATCAAAATATATTAATTCATACGAAATAAGGAGAGGAGAATTTGATGGAAACTAAAACGGTTCAAACGTTTAAAAGTAAGTTGGATCCTGTTACATTTGAAGTGTTAAAAAATGCTTTTGTGAACCTTGTCGATCAAATGTCTGAACAAATTTTGCGTACGTGTTATTCTTTCGTTATTTACAATCGTGATTTTAGTTCCTCTTTATGTGATGCAGAAGGCAATACTATTATGCAGGGGACGCAAGATATTTCTGTCCATGTCGGTACTTTGCATTTAACAGCTAAAGCAGTGATTGAAGACTTTGGGGAGGATATTCATCCTGGTGATGTTTTTATCATCAATGACCCATATCGTGGGGGGACCCATTTCAATGATACACGCCTTATTCGACCTGTCTTCTATCAAGACCAATTGATCGCCTTTATGCAGTGTAATGGCCATTGGGCGGACATGGGGGGATCTGTACCGGGATCTTTTGATATCCAATCAAAGGATCATTATGGGGAAGGAATGAGAATCCCACCACTTCGGATTTATTCGAAAGGTGTGTATTTAAAAGACGTTGGAAACATGCTTGTAGCGAATATGCGTGTTCCGGAAGAAAGACTGGGGGATTTAAGATCACAAGCAGAGGCAACAAAAGTGGGAGAGCAACAACTGCTTGCACTTGTGAAAAAATACGGAATCGATACAGTGTTAACTGCATTTTCCGAAGTACAGGATTATGTAGAACGCTTAACAAGAGCACGTATTGGCGAACTTCCTAACGGAACATGGGAGACAACGGATTATATTGATATGGATCCCGAAATCGGCGATGGATTGATCCCGATTCAAGTGAAAATGACCATTCGTGGAGATGAGATTGAGTACGATTTAAGCGGGAGTCATCCTTATATAGGTTGTTTCTTGAATGCAGGATTTGGGGCTTCACTATCCTCTTGTTATGCAGGGACGAAAACATTTTTTCCAGATATTCCGTTGAATTCAGGTTTTTATCGTGTCGTAAATATTCATTTGCCAGAAGATTCCGTTGTAAATGCACCATGGCCGATTGCAGTTACAGGGTTTTGTTCAGGAGCCTATGAAAAAATCTTAAATTCTTGTTTTGAAATCTGGTCACATATTATGCCAGAAAGAGCGTTGGCCTGTTCCTTTAATCTAGAGTATTTATTAATTGGTGGATGGGATAGAAGAGCTTCAGGAAATCAGTATTTTATGTGGTATGACTGGATGGCTGGTGGTCATGGGGGCCGTTCAGATCGGGATGGTGCAAATGTGATGTCACCTGTATTCGGAGTTGGACTTAGTATCCAACCATGTGAAGGGCAGGAACGACTATCCCCTGTTTTAACGACCAAACATGAAATCATCCCAGATTCAGGAGGACCTGGTAAATTCCGTGGTGGAGTTGGATTAGAAAAAGGCGGGATTATTTCAGAGGCAAAAGATGTTGTAATGTCTTACTGCTGTGACCGTGCACGATCTGTCACTTGGGGAATATTCGGTGGATTGCCGTCCAATCCACATGGGGCAGTCTTAAATCCCGGAACCGAACAGGAGCAATATTTGGGAGCCATCTTTTCCAATGTAAAAATCAAGTCAGGAGATATGTTCACCCGTCCATCTGCTGGAGGTGGGGGTCTTGGCGATCCATTAGAGCGTGACCCCAAATCCGTTCTTGAAGATGTCATTGATGGATATGTCACGATCAAGCGGGCTGAGAAAGATTACGGGGTTGTGATAGAGGAAATCGATCGCGATCTTGATTTATATCGGATTGACGAAAGGAAGACAATGGAAACTAAAGAATATATCCGATTAAATCGTAAAAAATGGTTAGAAGAAGACCCGGAAAAAATAGTTCAACGGTACGATGATGGGGAAATTGACCAATTAGATTTAATCCGTCGTTACGGAGTTATTATAGATTTTGCGACAAATCAGCTTTTACCGAAATCAACATCGCAATTTAGAGAAATGTTAAAAAAACGTTCAGTGCAGTATTGGAAATAAACCTAATTCTCTCCATTTAATATGAAACAGTATTCCATATGTTTTTTTCTTGGGATAATGAAAATTAGCCTTAACGAAAAATTCGCTCATGAATAAAATAATAATGTCGATGGAAGGAGGTATCGTTCATGAGTGAAAAAAATGTGAAGAAACAGGAAAAAGTAGAATCTTCGCAAAAAGAGACGTTGGAAGAACAACAGAAAAGATGGAATACTTTTTGGTGGGGCACTCCACGGAAGGAAGCGGAAGTGGATTCTAAAGAAGAAAACCGAAAAGGGATTCGGTGGATTTAGTGTTATGACAGGGGCCGGCTATTTTGGCCCTTTTTCATTGCGCAGGAAATACGCCGATGAACAAGGCGCATCCGCTTTTGAACCTATCCAGCTCCAGCGCCTATCGGCTAGCGAATTTCTCCGTTTTCTTCCTCCGATAAGTCAACATCAGCTCGTGGACGACCTCGCTGTGTTTCCTTTATCTCAGTCGTAACTTACGAAATTCGTACGCCGATGAACAAGGCGCATCCGCTTTTGAACCCATCCAGCTCCAGCGCCTATCGGCTAGCGAATTTCTCCGTTTTCTTCCTCCGATAAGTCAACATCGGCTCGTGGAGTACCTCGCCGTGTTTCCTTTATCTCAGTCGAAACTTACGAAATCCGTACGCCGATGAACAGGCGCATCCGCTTTTGAACTTTTTCCTTATTTTTTTCACTTATGTTTCACGTTTCTTTCACATTTGCTTGTTAAAATGTGTATGAAAATAAGGACAAATGGAGGAAAAAAGATGAAAAAGCAGATTCTTTTAGGGAGTATTTTAACACTTGCTTTAGGGGGATTGGCTGGATGTTCAGAGGATACAGCCAAGGAACCTAAAGATAACATGAAGGGCAATAAACAAGAAGTGGCACAAAAAGAAGAAACAACAAATAAAAAGACCGAAGCTGTACATGAACATGGTGAGCCAAATGAACATACAACATGTGCGTTTTGTGATATGAAAGTGTACATGAAAGACGAAGACATGGGTCAATTTACAGCAAAATTAGTAACAGAAGATAATGAAACCCTATTCTTTGATGATGTAGGTTGTCTATTAAACTATGAAAGAGACATGGAAGGGAAGGCAAAAGAAAGATATGTTCGTGATTATCAATCCACTGATTGGGTGAAAGTAGATGATTCAACTGTTGCGAAAGCCGACATCAAAACGCCGATGAATTACGGTTATGCTTTCTTTGCAAAGAAAGAAGATGGACAAAAGTTTATTGACGAAAACGAAAAAATTCATGCTAAAGAAGCCACATGGAAGGAAATTGATGAGGTAGCATTACAAAGATATATGAAGAAGAAACAAATGCAAAAGAATGGTGATGGACAAATGGATCACCATAACATGGACAATGGTAGTTCAAATGCGGAAGAAAAGCCGATGCAACATTAAAATACCAATAAAAAAACGACTCGAGAGCGAGAACGAGTCGTTTTTTTTATTGGTATTGTTGAAACAATGCTTCTTCCAAATTATTTCCCTTCTCAAGCAAACAGGGAACAGATTCATGAATAAACATTTTTCCGTCTTGAATAAATAATAAAGTATCCGCGATATCTTCCACAACCGATAAGATATGTGTAGAAAAAACAATTGTTTTTCCCTCCGCTTTTTTTGCTAACACGATTTCTTTTAATCGATGGACCCAATAGGGATCGAGTCCATTTGTTGGTTCATCTAAAATCCATATGGGGGAATCAGAAAGTAAACTCTGAGCAAATGCGATCCTTTGTTGCATTCCTTTTGAGTACACTTTTACTTTCTTTTTTCTTTCTTCATATAGTCCTACTAATCGTAATAAATCATCAACCTCAGAACGATTGGCTCCTTGTAAATCAGCGAAGTATTGCAACACTTCTTCACCTGAAAGGGAGGGAGGAAAGTAAATATTATCAGGCATATAAGCAAACTGTTTCTTATACTGATTCTCCTTTTTTGATACGTTGAAACCATTTAATGAAATCGATCCTGACGAAGGAGTATAGATTCCTGTCATCATTTTGATAATTGTACTCTTCCCTGCTCCGTTTCCTCCACAAAGAGCCAAACATTCCCCTGGTTGAACAGAAAAGGTGAGGGCTTCAATTCGATTTGTTTTTTGGAATGATTTCGCCACATTTTGAAAGTCTATCATACTTTATTCCCCCTTTTTAATAATATATTTGCCATTACGAGAGGGATCACAGTCCATAGGAGACAAGAAACGAAAAACATGAAAGTCCCCCAACCACTCTCTGCCCAAATGGTAAAATCGTAAATAGTTGGTCCAAAAACCGTTCCACTTCCTAAAAAAATAACAGTAAACACACGAATTAATTCAACAGGATTCAAAAAGACGGATATCGTTAAGATCGGTAATACACTATTGGGCGGTGCCATCGTTGTAAGGGCCATTATGATAAATTCATAGAATAAAACAAAAAATGCCCAACAGAAAATTCCTAAACCTAATGCATGTAAACGGCTGTTTGCCAATACCCCAATCAACATGGAAATAGATAAAAACATCATCGTTAAGAATAAGGATAAAAAGAAGAATAGTAGCAATAAAGAGAAGGCAGCCCCTCCAAAAAAGAGTAATAAAATCCCTGACACACTATAGCCAAGCAATAAGACAATGGAAAGCGACAAAAATAATCCTGTATACTTACCGGCAATCAGTGAAAAAGGAGAGATAGGGTACGTCATTAATAAGGCGAGTCTGCCATCTTCCTTTTCCCCTGAAAACAATAAGCTTCCAATCAATAAAGTAAGAAGCGGAATAAGAAACAAAGAGAGATTGAGAAGATTTGCCGTCATTCGACTAAACCCTTCATACCCACTTTTCGCTGTTTCATTTCCAAAAAATAAGATGATCGCAGCCAAAACGGTAAATAAAAAGGCGAAGATCATCATCCAGCGACTGCGCATCGACATTTTCCATTCATGACGGGTGACAGTAAAGAGGCTCATTGTTCCACACCCCAGCGATGTGCCCATAGTTCATCATAAGATATAATTCGTCCTGTTCCTTCATCTTGAATATACTTTTTTGCTTCATCTTCATTTCTGAAAGGGAGAACTCCATAGGACATGGGCGTCCAAAATTCGCGATCAAAAGCGAAAGAGGCCTTTTCTAATTCAATCCAATCACCACTTTTAGTCTCTTTGACATATTTTTTCGCTATTTTTTCATCCTTATGTTCTTTTACATATTCAATCATACAACCAAGATCATCAAATTTTTCTACTTTGCCATCTTCAAAAATCACCTCAGTAGCAAAATCAGTTTCGGTAATGCTCATATTACATACATGACAGACATCAATATCCGGATTAATCTCAACAGGATCCAAGGAAGCTTCTTTCCCACAAGCTACTAAAATAAACATAATGGGTATGATCCATAATTTTTTCAAGAGTGAACCCTCCGTTTCCATTGTAAAAATAACAAGATGACACTGAATACACTTAATACGATGATGGTACCCATTCCAAAGTTTCCTTTCCCTGAGGAGTCCGTGAGTGGATAACGATCCAGTCCAGTCGATTTGGCGATAGTCGGAAACATCTTCTCGACAGAATGCCATAAATTCATGGCAGGGCTTTCAAAATAAAATTGATAATGTGGGTATTTTTCTAATAAACGTTCATATCCAGAATTTGTTTGATAGGGAAGATCCCCAATCCCATTCCCATCTAAATCATAGGAGTGTTGGTCATCCCAATAATTCCCTATTTGTCCATTATCTAAATAGACCCCTTCCGTACTGATTTTGTTTTGCATAATATTCCCGACAAATTGGTTGTTTGAGATTAAATTATCCTTACTCTCACCCCTTACTTCTAGCCCGATAAAATTTCCAGCAATGGTATTTTGGAGCACTTTGACATTGCGGGCATCTTGTAAAGATATACCTGTATGATTATAGGTCACATTATTATTCCGCATCACAACATCATCGGAATCAAAAATTAGCGCTCCATATCCGCGATAATTTAAATTCTTTGATAGTTGGTTATGTTGAATGATTAACTTTTCGGAATTCATAATCATCAAACCATTGATATTCTCATTTAGTCGATTTTTCGTAACAGAATTATCTTTTGAAAACATAAAATGAAGAGCATACCGGGATCCTGTCACTTGGTTTTGAGTGATTTGATTTTCATTTGCTTCATCAAAATACACTCCGTCCTGAACCATGGTCATTTTATTGTTTTCAATTACATTTCCTGTTGTTCCAAGCAAATGAATTCCGTTTCCCCTTTTTGAAAAATGTTCATGTAAACTTGTGATCGTATTATTTTTTATATGATGATCGTGACCACCATTTACATAAATCCCATAATAGACTTGTTGGAGATGATTGTTCTTTATACTCGTTTTCTCTACTTGGTCAAGAAAAATTCCAGCATCCTTTGCATTTTTATTTGAGTGGATGATGGTGAAACCTTCCAACTTAACATCATTCGCTTTTATATGGATAACATGGCCTTGATGATTCCCATCGATCACGACTTTTCCTTCTGCTTTTAATTGAATGGGTTTGGTAATCGTTAAGGATTCTTTGTACGTTCCTTTTTCAACTTTAATAACTGATCCACTAGGGGAATTATCAATAGCCTCTTGAATCGAATGACCTTTAGGAATGTGAATAACTGTTTCTGCTTTCGTTGGATAAGGGAAGAAACAAGTAAAGATGACGATAAACAACACCCATTTTTTCATAAAATGCACATCCTTTTGGTTGCTATCCTCTCCTTTTTACTAAATGGTTGTGAGGAATGAGAGAAATAAACATGAAGAATTTGTGAAATCTAAGATAAATTCTGAATGGAACTTTATAGGAGGGTGAATATACGCGTACATGGGTGGAATAGATTATCATAATAACATTATGTAAACAAAATAAAAGTTTAACCTTTTCAATAGAAATAATCCTTTCATTCCTACATGATTATCGTTAAAATGGAAATGACAACATGATCAACGTTACCACAAGGGGAGCGCTCAGCTGAGAGTGAATGATGATTCGTTCAGACCCTATGACCTGCTAGATAATGCTAGCGATGGAATGTGGATATGAAGAAAGTTTATTAGACAAATAGACAACAAGTCTATTCGTTCTCCTAGGTACGTTGAAAACCATGACTTAGGAGGAGTATTGATGAGAAATTCAAATTTACAGGGAATGATCGAAGCAGCTATTTTTGCTGCCTTTGCTTTTGTACTTGACTTATTACCATCCATTGATATTACGCCAGCGATTTCAATTTCATTTGCAATGGTTCCTATTTTTATTATTGCCTTTCGCTGGGGTTTTAAAATGAGCTTTTTTTCCGGATTGCTTTGGGGAATTTTACAGTTATTACTCGGTGATGCCTGGGTTGTGACACCAATCCAAGTCATTATGGAATATTTTATTGCCTTTGCCTTTATTGGATTTGCTGGACTTCTAATGCCACAAATTCAGCGTGATTTAAATGACAACAAAAAAGGAAAAGCATTTGCTTGGATGGTATTGGCCACTTTGATCGGCAGTTTCGCTAGATATGTTTGGCATTATATTGCAGGAGTTATTTTCTTTGGGGAATACGCACCAGAGGGAGTCTCACCTAGTTGGTACTCGCTCACCGTAAATGGCCCAGCGATGTTGTTGAATTTTCTCCTTTGTGCTGCTGTACTTATTTTATTAGTTTCCACAGCTCCTAGATTAATGAAGAAATAATGAAGAACATAGATTGAAAGAGACGGACATTTTGTTTGTCTTTTTCTTTTACTCCAAGAAATAAGGTTCGGCCTATATTTTTTTCATGTGAACTTGTAATAATAGAAAAAACGTTAAAAGGGGATTGTGATGGTCCAAATAAAAAACTCCTTCATCTACCAATTTAAAATTTCACTACGCCATATTGAACCTATGATTTGGAGAATTTTTCAAGTATCTAATCAAATTTCATTTAAAACATTACATGAAGTGATTCAAACGGTTATGGGATGGGATGATGCACATCTCTATGAGTTCAAATATGGTCCTATTGTCATTGGTGTCCCTTTAGATGATTTTGTTGGAACGGAAGTACATAAGGATGCAAGTAAAATGAAAATATCATCTTTATCTTTAAAATTAGGTGATGTTTTACAATATCAGTATGACTTTGGGGATCATTGGCAACATCTTTTAGAATTGGAGGGGATTTTCCCTAGGAATCCTCAATCGGTTCTTCCTATTTGTTTGGGGGGAGAGAGAGCCTGTCCTCCCGAAGATATTGGCGGGGTTCCTGGGTATCAATATCTTCTTCATTTACTACAACCATCTTCAGCATCTGATCAATATACTGAATTGATTTCATCGATTGGAGAAATGTATGACCCAGAGTTTTTTCATTTGGACCAAGTGAATTGGAATTTAAAAAAGCTAAAATAGAAATGAGAGAAGAGTATGGGAGAAGCGCTTAAACAAAGATCTTTAGAAGTGAATACAGTTTATGGGGTTTTATTTGCAATTAGTGCTGGACATCTATTCAATGATTCCATTCAAGCAGTTGTTCCAGCTATGTTTCCGATTTTAGAGCACTCCTTACATTTGTCCTATGCCCAAATTGGTTGGATTGCGTTTATGGTGAATATGACTTCATCTGTTATGCAGCCTGTTTTCGGATATGTTGCGGATAAAAGGCCGTCCCCCTTCTTACTACCTGTGGGAATGTTACTAAGTATGATTGGCTTAATCGGCTTTCCTCTTATTAATTTTCTTCGTGTTTGCTCGTTCATGGTATCATGCAGGAATTTCGAACTTTTATCAATTTTATTTAATGGAGGACTACGGAATTTCCATCAAAGAAGCCCAAATGTTTTTATTTATTTTTATGGTGGCGGGCGTTCTTGGAACTTTTTTCGGTGGGCCACTTGCTGATCGCTTTGGAAGAAGAAATATGATTGCTTTTTCCATGCTAGGGGCTGCACCGTTCACATTAGCTTTACCCTATATCCCATTATTTTTAGTGTTTCCTTTCTTTTTTATCATCGGCTTTATTATTATGTCGAGTTTTAGTGTGACTGTTGTCTATGCACAAGAACTAGTACCGAATAAGATCGGCATGGTTTCAGGTTTGATTGTTGGATTAGCATTTGGGATGGGGGCAATCGGTTCGGTTTTACTTGGGACGTTAGCAGACCTATTCAGCATGCGCTATGTTATGATATTTTGTAGCTTTTTGCCACTATTAGGTATCATTACATGGCTATTACCGAGTGATCAACAGGTAGGATCTTTAACGAAGGGATAGAGAAAAGTGAGACAGGAGAAACCAACCGGGCAATGGCTCTCCTATGTATGGGGAAAGGTAACTAACCCAATAGTGGGGGTTGCCTTTTTTGTTGAATATAAAACTGAGACAGGTTGTTCTACCGCCATTTATAGATCCTGTTTTGACTATGGAAAATAGAACTAGAGGAATCCTCGTTATGACTAATGCGTTGACAACAGATTTTTATATTCAATCATCAAAATGGAACGGATGAATTGATTGGTTCAAAGGGATATGAATAAGTGATTTTGCGAAAAAACCTTTGCCATAGGATAAGGTTTTTTTCGTCATTGCATCCACCTTCATGATATAATGGGGAAAAATGGATGGTGTAGAAGTGAAGAAAAAAATGAGCTTATACGCAATGCTATTCATTCTCGTTTCCATTGGGGGATTCGTCTTTTTACATAGCCAAATGAAAAATGTAGCAAAAGAGTCTCCACCTAATGAGGTTCCTTATATGATTGTTCTTGGGGCAAAAGTGAATGGGGAAGAAATGTCTCTAAGCTTACGTGAAAGAGCCAAAACCGCACTAGAATATAGTAAAAAAAATCCCTCCACTATGCTGATTTTATCAGGGGGCCAAGGAGATGGAGAAGATATTACAGAAGCTGAGGCCTTGCGTCGCTTTTTCCTTGAAAATGGTGTCGAACAGGAACGCCTTTTATTAGAGACAAATTCGACCTCCACTTATGAAAATTTAAAATTTACAAAGGAACTTTATCAGGTGGAGGAGGCGGTAATCGTGAGCAATGACTTCCATTTGTATCGTTCTGTAAAATTAGCTGAAAAATTAGGGATCAAAGCCTATCCTTTAAGTGCAAAAACGCCTAAAGTCGTCCAGTTTCAATTATATGTAAGAGAATATTTCGCAATTTTAAA
Above is a genomic segment from Oikeobacillus pervagus containing:
- a CDS encoding saccharopine dehydrogenase family protein — its product is MRVLVLGSGLMGKEAARDLVQSDNVREVTLADVDVDRAGKFCHSLHSSKIQAEFVDATNKEQLFALMCEHDVVINALFYSFNEVVAETAIEAGVHSVDLGGHIGHMTDRVLQLHEQAKERGVTIIPDLGVAPGMINILAGYGANQLDDVKSIKLYVGGIPVRPEPPLEYNHVFSMEGVFDHYTDPSLIIRHGKIQEIPSLSEIETVYFEKFGPLEAFHTAGGTSTLSYSFPQLETLEYKTIRYPGHAEKFQLLVDLNLTRKDFEVEVKGQAINPREVLLKVLEPIVDLKDKEDAVLLRVLVEGVKNKKKTIHEYEMVTYKDVVSNITAMARATATTISVVAQLIGNQIIDRKGVYPPEVIVPGKIYMKEMAKRNVIIKEKRYVE
- a CDS encoding hydantoinase/oxoprolinase family protein codes for the protein MKEYRVAVDVGGTFTDVFVFNDQTKDMFVTKTSSTPSHPEKGILAGLEKAGINGSDIKTFSHGTTVGTNALIERKLPKTALVTTKGFRDVPEIRRGTKLELWDAYDDVAPPYIKRRDRFELTERVDYSGKVTQSIIDSEARELARKLKNRGVESVAICFMNAYMNNENELAVKKIFEEELEGVYICTSGETLPEIFEHERMSTTIVNAVLGPIISRYIQKLENEMKKKEYDGDILVIHSGGGVMTSETVPRYSARLASSGIAAGAIASKYIANLCGFQNAIGLDMGGTSTDISLMYEGDLRVTKDWYIEYGYPIGFPSIEILTIGAGGGSIAWVDQGGSLRNGPHSAGADPGPACYGQGGEEPTNTDANLVLGRLSTKLLNGQMQLDKSQSIQSIKKIANVYNYSAEEAANAVLKVANANMCDALRLISVRRGYDPRDFALVSFGGAGALHGAYLAKEMEIPTVIVPPHPGVAAAMGCLLVDVQHDVTKTFLADCDSVSIADLEQEFSAMEKEANELLEEEGVDIENRHFVRFMEMRYAGQWRSLAITTSRPITLIEAELEKFHEEHAREFAFSNRDQKVEIFGLRVSAIGTVPKPTIPTYESTGNLEEALKENRPVYFEETNGYVETPVYFRPDIPVDTEINGPAIIEQLDSTVVIPPGFRAEIDQYQNILIHTK
- a CDS encoding hydantoinase B/oxoprolinase family protein codes for the protein METKTVQTFKSKLDPVTFEVLKNAFVNLVDQMSEQILRTCYSFVIYNRDFSSSLCDAEGNTIMQGTQDISVHVGTLHLTAKAVIEDFGEDIHPGDVFIINDPYRGGTHFNDTRLIRPVFYQDQLIAFMQCNGHWADMGGSVPGSFDIQSKDHYGEGMRIPPLRIYSKGVYLKDVGNMLVANMRVPEERLGDLRSQAEATKVGEQQLLALVKKYGIDTVLTAFSEVQDYVERLTRARIGELPNGTWETTDYIDMDPEIGDGLIPIQVKMTIRGDEIEYDLSGSHPYIGCFLNAGFGASLSSCYAGTKTFFPDIPLNSGFYRVVNIHLPEDSVVNAPWPIAVTGFCSGAYEKILNSCFEIWSHIMPERALACSFNLEYLLIGGWDRRASGNQYFMWYDWMAGGHGGRSDRDGANVMSPVFGVGLSIQPCEGQERLSPVLTTKHEIIPDSGGPGKFRGGVGLEKGGIISEAKDVVMSYCCDRARSVTWGIFGGLPSNPHGAVLNPGTEQEQYLGAIFSNVKIKSGDMFTRPSAGGGGLGDPLERDPKSVLEDVIDGYVTIKRAEKDYGVVIEEIDRDLDLYRIDERKTMETKEYIRLNRKKWLEEDPEKIVQRYDDGEIDQLDLIRRYGVIIDFATNQLLPKSTSQFREMLKKRSVQYWK
- a CDS encoding nitrous oxide reductase accessory protein NosL, whose amino-acid sequence is MKKQILLGSILTLALGGLAGCSEDTAKEPKDNMKGNKQEVAQKEETTNKKTEAVHEHGEPNEHTTCAFCDMKVYMKDEDMGQFTAKLVTEDNETLFFDDVGCLLNYERDMEGKAKERYVRDYQSTDWVKVDDSTVAKADIKTPMNYGYAFFAKKEDGQKFIDENEKIHAKEATWKEIDEVALQRYMKKKQMQKNGDGQMDHHNMDNGSSNAEEKPMQH
- a CDS encoding ABC transporter ATP-binding protein gives rise to the protein MIDFQNVAKSFQKTNRIEALTFSVQPGECLALCGGNGAGKSTIIKMMTGIYTPSSGSISLNGFNVSKKENQYKKQFAYMPDNIYFPPSLSGEEVLQYFADLQGANRSEVDDLLRLVGLYEERKKKVKVYSKGMQQRIAFAQSLLSDSPIWILDEPTNGLDPYWVHRLKEIVLAKKAEGKTIVFSTHILSVVEDIADTLLFIQDGKMFIHESVPCLLEKGNNLEEALFQQYQ